From the genome of Muricauda sp. SCSIO 64092, one region includes:
- a CDS encoding UvrD-helicase domain-containing protein encodes MPETKTDLSGLNEKQRQAVVSECKRLLVLAGAGAGKTKTLLQKLIYLIEEKGVNPSNILAITFTKNAANEMLDRLIISADDTEEYAEILADKNRTTKEKDTERYFFTKKHKWIDNLTLKTFHSLCYGIIRNFGVNEFAKYSATETAFEVIHKILIENCESNEYLLDLKRYILDYMIDKIHIEKDKRLSLPKDGKFYTTLNGTKVRSKSEQYIADWLYRHSIKFEYEPNVNFRDFDFRPDFYIPEANLYIEHVSQKSYPTKGKEQQFNKANKLLVKTFEHQTRDTALFNLALERIVKNRLPSNYHFSTALSFEEEFKSYHKEVKDFLRQTMRVIDMVKVENIPLKTVLEQSQKDQHERVRDFYKLAIPIIEQYQSYCTNKSYLDFNDMITKTISLFKNHSEIANKFKRKYVYILVDEFQDVNNLQVELIKLLLTDYNQLFCVGDDWQSIYGFRGSNVDYIVNFKDHFKDSQTIKLSMNYRSTEHIVGASNEVIKHNKFKVDKDVRSNKKSSSKIHIYAGKNEAENIEYALDEINKLKDKGYTKEDILFLYRRSKMYSPYFERFKQERVFVSGKTIHASKGLEAKAVFIIGLTEGNGGFPDIWMEDRIYQVIKESNHDLLLEEERRLFYVAITRAKDDLFLITEKGNESSFLKEIPDDFTFKTSIPFKSVIEEITLCLNCSNRLDEGFAFCPYCGVEQNLDK; translated from the coding sequence ATGCCAGAAACCAAAACTGATTTAAGTGGCCTTAATGAAAAACAAAGACAGGCTGTAGTTAGCGAATGTAAACGGTTACTTGTTTTGGCAGGCGCGGGCGCGGGAAAAACCAAAACTCTGCTGCAAAAGCTAATCTATCTCATAGAAGAAAAAGGTGTTAATCCGAGCAACATTTTAGCAATCACTTTTACAAAAAATGCTGCCAACGAAATGCTTGATAGATTAATCATTTCCGCAGACGACACTGAAGAATATGCCGAAATTTTAGCCGACAAAAACCGAACTACAAAAGAAAAAGACACTGAAAGGTATTTTTTCACTAAAAAACACAAATGGATTGACAATTTAACCCTTAAAACTTTTCACAGTCTTTGTTATGGAATAATTCGAAACTTTGGAGTAAATGAGTTTGCCAAATACTCGGCAACAGAAACAGCTTTTGAGGTTATTCATAAAATCCTCATTGAAAACTGCGAGTCCAACGAGTATCTGCTCGATTTGAAAAGATACATTTTGGATTATATGATTGACAAAATCCATATCGAAAAAGACAAACGCCTTTCCCTCCCAAAAGATGGCAAGTTTTATACAACTCTGAACGGAACAAAAGTCCGTTCCAAATCAGAACAATACATTGCCGATTGGCTTTATCGCCATAGTATCAAGTTTGAATATGAGCCAAATGTAAATTTTAGGGATTTTGACTTTCGCCCAGACTTCTACATTCCAGAAGCCAATTTGTATATAGAACATGTTAGTCAAAAGAGTTATCCTACAAAAGGGAAAGAGCAACAATTTAACAAAGCAAATAAATTGCTTGTAAAAACATTTGAGCACCAAACAAGAGATACTGCCCTATTCAATTTGGCTTTAGAAAGAATTGTAAAAAATCGACTTCCCTCAAACTATCACTTCTCAACTGCCCTATCATTTGAAGAAGAATTCAAATCATATCATAAAGAGGTTAAGGATTTTCTACGCCAAACAATGCGTGTGATTGATATGGTCAAGGTTGAGAATATTCCCCTTAAAACAGTTTTAGAACAATCACAAAAAGACCAACACGAAAGAGTTCGAGACTTCTATAAACTTGCTATTCCAATCATTGAGCAATATCAGTCTTACTGTACCAATAAATCATATCTTGACTTCAACGACATGATTACAAAGACTATTTCACTGTTCAAAAATCACAGCGAAATAGCAAACAAATTCAAAAGAAAATATGTTTACATTCTTGTAGATGAATTTCAAGATGTAAACAATCTGCAAGTAGAATTAATAAAACTTCTACTAACAGACTACAACCAACTTTTCTGTGTTGGGGACGATTGGCAAAGCATTTATGGCTTCAGAGGTTCAAATGTGGACTATATTGTCAATTTCAAAGACCATTTTAAGGATTCACAAACCATAAAATTAAGTATGAATTACAGAAGTACCGAACACATCGTTGGTGCAAGTAATGAAGTAATCAAACACAACAAATTCAAGGTTGACAAAGACGTTCGTTCAAACAAAAAATCAAGTAGTAAAATCCATATTTATGCAGGCAAAAATGAAGCTGAAAATATTGAATATGCACTTGACGAAATCAATAAACTAAAGGATAAAGGATACACAAAAGAGGACATACTATTCCTATATCGCAGGAGCAAAATGTATAGTCCATATTTTGAACGATTTAAGCAAGAGCGAGTATTTGTCTCAGGTAAGACAATCCATGCTTCAAAAGGACTTGAAGCAAAAGCTGTTTTCATTATAGGATTGACCGAAGGGAATGGTGGATTTCCTGACATTTGGATGGAGGACAGGATTTATCAAGTAATTAAGGAATCCAATCACGATTTGTTACTTGAAGAAGAAAGACGTCTTTTTTACGTTGCAATAACCAGAGCAAAGGATGATTTATTTCTGATAACGGAAAAAGGAAATGAATCTAGTTTTTTAAAAGAAATTCCTGATGACTTTACCTTTAAAACAAGTATTCCATTCAAATCGGTAATAGAAGAAATAACACTTTGTTTGAATTGTAGTAACCGATTGGATGAAGGCTTCGCTTTCTGTCCATATTGTGGCGTAGAACAAAATTTAGATAAGTAA
- a CDS encoding DUF559 domain-containing protein, which translates to MKKHNKPELCQHRKDLRQNLTTAEAFLWKQLQHKKLDGRKFRRQHSINHFIVGDACLDISNSSFL; encoded by the coding sequence ATGAAAAAGCATAACAAACCTGAATTGTGTCAGCATCGGAAAGATTTAAGGCAAAACCTGACCACGGCGGAAGCATTTCTTTGGAAACAGTTGCAGCATAAGAAGCTGGACGGGAGAAAATTCAGGCGACAACACAGTATAAACCATTTCATTGTTGGTGATGCCTGTTTGGACATATCAAACAGTTCTTTCCTTTAG
- a CDS encoding endonuclease domain-containing protein — protein MKKHNKPELRQHRKDLRQNLTTAEAFLWKQLQHKKLDGRKFRRQHSIDHFIVDFYCASEKLIIELDGQVHQNPIAEEKDANRDAYLEALGYTVLRFENKMVFEHLSSVLREIKDNFKFAP, from the coding sequence ATGAAAAAGCATAACAAACCTGAATTGCGTCAGCATCGGAAAGATTTAAGGCAAAACCTGACCACGGCGGAAGCATTTCTTTGGAAACAGTTGCAGCATAAGAAGCTGGACGGGAGAAAATTCAGGCGACAACACAGTATAGACCATTTCATTGTTGACTTTTACTGTGCTTCGGAAAAACTGATTATTGAATTGGATGGTCAAGTGCATCAGAACCCCATAGCGGAGGAGAAGGACGCCAATCGGGATGCCTATCTAGAGGCACTTGGATATACTGTATTACGATTTGAGAACAAAATGGTATTTGAACATTTATCTTCAGTACTTCGGGAAATCAAGGACAATTTTAAATTTGCACCCTAG
- a CDS encoding DUF559 domain-containing protein, with translation MKKHNKPELRQHRKDLRQNLTTAEAFLWKQLQHKKLDGRKFRRQHSIDHFIAGDACLDISNSSFL, from the coding sequence ATGAAAAAGCATAACAAACCTGAATTGCGTCAGCATCGGAAAGATTTAAGGCAAAACCTGACCACGGCGGAAGCATTTCTTTGGAAACAGTTGCAGCATAAGAAGCTGGACGGGAGAAAATTCAGGCGACAACACAGTATCGACCATTTCATTGCTGGTGATGCCTGTTTGGACATATCAAACAGTTCTTTCCTTTAG
- a CDS encoding DUF559 domain-containing protein produces the protein MKKHNKPELRQHRKDLRQNLTTAEAFLWKQLQHKKLDGRKFRRQHSIDHVHYW, from the coding sequence ATGAAAAAGCATAACAAACCTGAATTGCGTCAGCATCGGAAAGATTTAAGGCAAAACCTGACCACGGCGGAAGCATTTCTTTGGAAACAGTTGCAGCATAAGAAGCTGGACGGGAGAAAATTCAGGCGACAACACAGTATAGACCATGTTCATTATTGGTGA
- a CDS encoding GyrI-like domain-containing protein, whose translation MQPRIVILEEKKLLGQKVSMSLTNNTTAQLWSQFAPRIKEIQHRASADKISMQIYPPNYYTQFSPTTPFEKWATVEVTSFEAIPNGMQTFVVQKGLYAVFDYKGSSADSSIFQYIFSEWIPNSDYAVDDRPHFEVLGANYKNNDPNSEEEIWIPIRPKGKIRP comes from the coding sequence ATGCAACCAAGGATTGTAATACTGGAGGAGAAAAAGTTACTAGGCCAAAAGGTCAGTATGAGTTTGACCAACAATACCACCGCCCAACTTTGGAGTCAATTTGCGCCACGGATCAAGGAAATTCAACACAGGGCCTCAGCAGACAAGATTTCAATGCAGATTTACCCTCCTAACTATTATACGCAGTTTAGTCCTACAACCCCGTTTGAAAAGTGGGCCACGGTTGAGGTGACCTCTTTTGAAGCTATTCCCAACGGGATGCAAACCTTTGTTGTACAAAAGGGCTTGTATGCTGTTTTTGACTATAAAGGGTCAAGTGCCGATTCTTCCATCTTTCAGTACATTTTTTCGGAATGGATTCCCAATTCCGACTATGCGGTGGATGACCGACCTCATTTTGAAGTCCTGGGCGCCAACTACAAAAACAACGACCCCAATTCAGAGGAAGAGATCTGGATTCCGATACGACCAAAGGGGAAAATCCGCCCCTAA